The genomic window TTGGTGTATTTACATGATTATTTTCTGAGcgcattgcatgcatgcacggtcGAACGCTTGAAGCGCGACGAATCTAACGTGCTCtccgatgcatgcatgcagtggcCGGGCTCGTTCTgcgacacgcggcagggttgcTGCTTCCCGGACACGGGCAAGCCGGCGGCGGACTTCGGCATCCACGGCCTGTGGCCCAACTACGCCAAGTGCCGGGGCCGCATGGGCGGCGTCGCCCGCGCGGTGCTCGGCGACGacgccttcttctccatcgTCGGCCGGCGGGGTAGCAAGTGCTGGCCGGAGTACTGCAGCAACGGCAACCCGCTGAGCCCGTGGGAGATCAGGGACCTCATGACGTCCCTGGACCGGAACTGGCCGACGCTGTCGTGCAAGAGCGGGCGCAGCCTCGAGTTCTGGAGCTACGAGTGGAAGAAGCACGGCACGTGCTCGAACCTGGACCAGCACGAGTACTTCGAGGCCGCGCTGGCGCTCAAGGCGCGGCACAACCTGACGTCCATCCTCGTGGGCGCCGGGATCGTGCCGTCCGACACCAGGACGTACTTCCTCAGCAGCGTCAGGGACGCCATCGCTGAGGGGACCGGGTTCAAGGCGAACCTGGAGTGCAACCGCGACGCGGACGGCGAGGCGCAGCTGTTCCAGGTGTACCAGTGCGTGGACCGACAGGGGGAGGAGCTCATCGACTGCCCGTTGTCCATGCCCAGCAAGTGCACCGACCGGGTCAAGCTGCCCGTCTTCTGAGTTCTAACTGTGTTAAAACGCATGCATCACCCGGTCCATGGCACGCTGGCCTGCCGGCCGGCGGATTTGATCGCGTTTGTGTTGTGTCCTAGGACTATGTGGATTTTCCAGCTTCATACCTGGACATGCACCTTATTTTTTAAGTTGCAAATACCCTCTGCAAGTAACCTGATATTGCAAATACCCTCCCATAAGTTACATAGTTGCAAATATCCTCCCTAAGAGTTCATATTCGATCTTATATCATCATATCTGTTGTGATGTGACATTGAATGTTATACATAGGCTTATAATATACGAAGTAAGGGATGGAAGAGAGTTTAACAACATAAGGCTAACTGGATTTCTCATTCGGTCTAGTTCGTGGAACAAACTAAGATGAAATAGTCAAACTGTTGGGTTTCAAAGCGTGATTGATACTCTCAATATTACCTCTTACTACCTTGGCAATGTACGTACATCGGGTTAGACTTATATGATGGTAAATACAACGATTAAATTTCTATGGGTATTTGCAATTTGAGATGACGGGGTATATATTTGCAactttcctttctctttttaaGATGGAGTAGTCTACTTGATAGTCTTAACACACGAATGCCAATGCTGGTTGTCGTCAGGCATGCGCACCGCGCCACGTACTCGCCTCGTTGTCGCCGAGGCTCTGACGCCCTTCGACTCGCGCACCAAAGGGAGGGAGCAGCCGCGTCCGATCGAGCTGCTCATCATGTTGTCACCCTCTCCAACTGAGCAGCGACACCGCCGCGGCGCTTCTGCTTCGCCCCCCACCGGCGCGCATTCAAGCAGGAGCGGTAGGATCCCAAAGCCACTCCTTCCCGCTTGCCGTCAACTTCCCAATGCCCCAGCGCCACCGTCGAGATTCCGTCGCCGTGCCAAGC from Phragmites australis chromosome 14, lpPhrAust1.1, whole genome shotgun sequence includes these protein-coding regions:
- the LOC133890121 gene encoding ribonuclease 1-like, with the protein product MAKLVFFLALLLSHLAVSSTAEKFDFFYLVQQWPGSFCDTRQGCCFPDTGKPAADFGIHGLWPNYAKCRGRMGGVARAVLGDDAFFSIVGRRGSKCWPEYCSNGNPLSPWEIRDLMTSLDRNWPTLSCKSGRSLEFWSYEWKKHGTCSNLDQHEYFEAALALKARHNLTSILVGAGIVPSDTRTYFLSSVRDAIAEGTGFKANLECNRDADGEAQLFQVYQCVDRQGEELIDCPLSMPSKCTDRVKLPVF